CATATGCGCCGCCCTCATCCTCCTTGCCGCCTTCGGCTTTCTGTATGCCCGAACGACTCCCTACTACAGCCTGTACATGTTCAAGAAAGCCATAGTGAACCGTGACGCCGGACAGGTCCTCCGATATCTCGACACCGACAGCATTCTCGATAACATGGCCAAGGACGTCTTCGCGCGAATGGACAAGAAGGAACCCCCGCGCAATAAGTTCGAGGAACACATGCGTGCCGCAGGCAAGGACCTCGCCGCACAGCTTCTGCCCCAGCTCAAGGCGCAGATGGGAGAATCCATAACGAACCTCCTCCTCTCCTACAACGA
The genomic region above belongs to Syntrophorhabdus sp. and contains:
- a CDS encoding DUF2939 domain-containing protein — encoded protein: MEKNEQVRRKGPILIGSICAALILLAAFGFLYARTTPYYSLYMFKKAIVNRDAGQVLRYLDTDSILDNMAKDVFARMDKKEPPRNKFEEHMRAAGKDLAAQLLPQLKAQMGESITNLLLSYNDEQLFGNLRRATVFALSITTRGNTADVRQRGKDRVSFTMARSPQGHWRITSINPEEMKL